In Streptomyces sp. HUAS ZL42, the DNA window CCGCCCGCACCAGCGCCGGCCACGCTTCTCCGGTCTCGTCCAGCGACCGCGCCAGCGACTCGACCGTCGGGTGGTCGAACACCGTCCGGATCTCCAGCTCCACGCCGAGCACCGACCGCACCCGGCTGATCAGCCGGGCCACCAGCAGCGAGTGCCCTCCCAGATCGAAGAAGCTGTCATCGACCCCGACCCGCTCCACCCCCAGGACCTGAGCGAACAGCTCGCACAAGATCCCTTCGGCGGGGGTGGACGGCTCCCGGCCGGCCCGGCCGGCGAAAACCGGCGCGGGCAGGGCTTTTCGATCCAGCTTCCCGTTCGCCGACAACGGCAGCGCGTCCAGGACCACCACCGCGACAGGCACCATATGGACGGGCAACACCTGAGCCGCGGCGGCCCGTATCGCGACCGGGTCCACCTGGCTCCCCGCCGCGGGCACGACATAGCCCACCAGCCGCCGGTCCCCCGGCCGGTCCTCGCGGGCCACCACCACGGCCCGGCCCACCCCGGGCTGCGCGGCCAGCACCGCCTCGATCTCGCCCGGCTCGATCCGAAACCCGTGGACCTGGACCTGCTCGTCGACCCGGCCCAGATACTCCAGCTCGCCGTCTTCCCGCCAAGACACCAGGTCGCCGGTCCGGTACATCCGCTCCCCGGACCCGAACGGACACGCCACGAACCGCTGAGCGGTCAACCCGGGCTGGTTCAGGTATCCCCGAGCCAGGCATGGCCCGGCCAGATAAAGTTCCCCCGCCACCCCGGGAGGCACCGGTTCCAGCCGACCATCCAGCACGTACGCCCGCGCATTCCAGATCGGCCCGCCGATCGGCGGCGCATCTCCTCCCGACAGCGGCCCACTCATCGTCGTGCACACCGTCGCCTCGGTCGGGCCGTAAGCGTTGAACATCCGCCGGTCCGCCGACCACTCGGCGGCGACTTCGCCCGGGCAGGCCTCACCGCCGACCATCAGGCATTCCAACTCGGACAGCTGCTCCGGAGTCGCGCCGGACAGGGAAGCCGGCCCGACCAGGGCATGGGTGGCGCGCAGCCCGCGCAGCGCGTCGGCCAGCACCTCCCCGGCCAGTTGCCGCTGTTCCGGCAGGACCAGCGCCGCACCGGCGGGCAGCGACATGACCAGCTCCATTACGGCCGCGTCGAAACTCAGCGAGGCCACCTGCCCGACCCGCGATTCGGGCCCGATCCCCAAGGTGTCGATCAGGAACGCGGACAGGCTCGCCAGACCCAGATGGCTGACCACCACGCCCTTGGGGCGCCCCGTGGACCCCGACGTGTAGATCACGTAGGCCGGGTGCGCAGGCAGCAGGGGCGCCAGCCGGTCCGCGTCGCCGACGCTGCTGTCCGGCAGTCCGGCCACCGCCGTGACCACCTGCGGGTCGTCCACATGGATCACGGTCACGCCCGCCACGTCCGGCAGGCGCGCGGAGGTGGCCCGGTCAGTGATCAGCAGGCCCGGCGCGGCGTCGGTGAGCATGAACTCGATCCGGTCCGCCGGATAGCCCGGATCGATCGGCAGATACGCCGCGCCGGCCTTGGACACCGCCAACACCGCCGCCACCAGTTCCAACGACCGGGGCAACACCACCGCCACCAGCCGCTCCGGCCCGGCACCCGACTCCACCAGATACCGCGCCTGCCGACTCGATCGCGCGTCCAACTCCGCGTACGTCCACGACACACCGGCGCACACCAACGCCACCGCGTCCGGCGTCCGCGCCGCTTGCGCCGTGAACAGCTCCGGCAACACCGTCACGGGCACATCCCGCGCCGTGTCATTCCACCCCGAAACAACCAACTCCGGCTGGAGGCCCATCTCCGTCATGACCGTTCGGCTTGGACAAGGCTGTTGGGGCGCATGTCAGTCCACTGCGCTTCGACATACTCGAGGCAATTCGAGCGCGAATCCACGTCGTGCGCAGTGACCCAGCCGGCCGGAACGGCGATGCCGGCGGGCCACAGGCTGTACTGCCCTTCGGAATTCACCAGGACCAGGTACAGGGCGTCAGGGTCCTCAAATGGATTAGACACGGAAACCTCATTCCCATTGACTATCAGATTCCTGGTGTGCCGAGTCGCAAGTGGTGGTGGAGTTGTCCGATCGTGAACGCGGGGTGCTGGGGGGCTGGTTGCGCAAGCGGACGGCCGGTCGGGCGCTGGTGTAACGGTCGAGGTTCGTGCTGGCGTGTGCGAGGCCGGCCGAATGTGGGTGGACAAGCCGCGGTCGGGTGCCCCGCGGAAGATCACGGACGAGCAGGTCGAGTCCCTGGTCGCCCATACCCTCGGCCAGAAGCCACCGTGCGGTGATGCGCACTGGTCGACTCGGTCCATGACCGATGCGACGGGCATGTCGCAGTCCGCTGTCTTTAGGAACTGGCGGGCCTTCGGGCTCAAGCCGCACATCGTGCAGATCTGGAAACCGTCCACCGATCCCGAGTTCGTCACCAAGGTCCGCGACGTGGTGGGGATCTACTCGTCCCCCCCGGCGGATGCGCTGGTGCCGGCGGTGGACGAGAAATCGCCGCTCCAGGCCCTGGATCGCACTCAGCCCGTGCTGCCGCTGGCACCGGCCACGCCGGCGCGGATGACGCACGACTCCGTCCGGCGCGGCACCACCAACCTGTTCGCCGCCCTGGACATCGTCTCCGGCTCGGTCATAGCCCAGCGCTACCGGCGCCACCGGCACCAGGAGTTCCTGCGCTTTTTGAAGACCATCGACGCGGCCGTCCCCAGGGAGCGCGACCAGCGCCTGGTCCTGGACAACTACGCCACCCACAAGACCGAAGCGGTCAAGAAGTGGCTGCTGTGCCACCCGCGCTTCCACCTGCACTTCACCCCGACCTCCGCGTCCTGGTTGAACCTCGTCGAGCGCTGGTTCGCCAAGCTGACCTGCCGCAAACTCCGCCGCTCCACCCACCGCAGCGTCGTCGAGCTGGACGCGACATCCGTGGCTGGATCAACGAGTGGAACAAGGACCCCAAGCCGTTCACCCGGACCAAGACCGCCGCCGACGACATCCGCGAAACCGTCGCCGCATACTGCACACGAAACAACGATTCAGGACACTAGAGCGACGTTTCTTGCTGCGCCTTGACGCTGTCATAAAGGTGCCTGATGTTCGAGCTGCCGAACGAGGTCGCACCGACCCGCTCGATGATCTCCAGGAAGATGGTGTTCCTCGGGTGTACGGACTTGGCGAAGATCTGGTACAGCTGGCCGTCGTGGTCCTCGTCCACCAGGACGTTCAGATCACGCAGCTCATCGACGGGATGCCTAAGCTGCTTGACCCGGTCGGCGAGCGCGGAGTAATACGCAGCCGGGGTGGTCAGCAACTCGATGCCGCGATTGGCGAGCCGCCGCACGGTGGTGAGGATGTCCGCGGTGCTGAAGGCCAGGTGCTGCACGCCTGGACCGTCGTGTTCTTTGAGGAACCTGTCGATCTGGCCTATTGCCATACGCGTGTCCGCCTCGATGAGAGTGAACGTGACAGCACGCGACTTGCTCTGGACCACCTTGATGATCATCCCCTGGTCACCGGTGACGATCCGCTCGGTGAGGGTGAGGTCGAAATCCAGCGTCCGCCGGTAGTACTCGACGGTCTCGTCGAGCCGGCCCGGTTCGACGCAGACCGCGAAGTGGTCCACCTTGAGCAGCCCGCTCCCCGGGACGGAGCCGTGGCCCGGCACCGCGACGAGGCCGCGCACGTCGGCTACTGTCGATCCGTCCGGTCGCTGGATGAACGTGTGCGTCACGTCGCCGAAGCCGGCGACCGCCGCGGTGGTCACCGCTCCCTGGGTGACCGGCGCCGTGACCGGCCGCACGCCGCGCCGCACGGCCTCGGCGAACGCCCCGGCGGCGTCCGGCACCCGGATGCCGATGTCACCGACACCGTCCCCGTGCTGCTCTGCGTAGTCGCGAGCGGGGTGGTCCTCGCTCGACTCGGTGAGCAGCAGATCGATGCCGCCTTGCCCGACGTTGACCGACCGTGTCGCTCCGCCTGCCGGGCCCGACTTCGCGCGCACGGCGAAACCGTAACCTTCAACAAGCCAGGCGAGACTTCGTTCGATATCTTCCACATAGAACTCGACATAGTCGATCTCCATATGCTGAAGAGCGTTCTTCACGGTCTCTACCTCCACCTGCGAGCATTTGGCACCCGGGCATCCCGCTCCAGCGAGCTACTTCAAGAATCACAGTGCCGGACCGACGCTGTCGTCTTTCATGTTGCCTGCGTCAATAAAAATGACAGCGGGTCATGCATTCTCTGCGACAAGCCGGGAAAGCCGTTGCACGCCCTCCGCGATCTGTTCCGGCATCAGGTAGCTACAGGACAGCCGGACCGAGTGGTCGCCGCCGTCGACGTAGAAGAACCTCATCGGCGTCCACAGAACGCCGTACTGCTCCGCGGAGAGTTCGAGAAGTATCTCGTCGGCCCGGAGCGGCAGGTCGACGACCGCGAAGAATCCGCCTCTCGGCACGTTCCACCGCACCGCGCCTTCGCCGCGCTCGGATTGCGGGAAGTGCTTCTCCAGCGCGGCGAGCATGGTGCGCAGGTTGCTCCGGTAGAACGCGATCTTGTCCCGGTTGGCGGCGCGCAGGCCGCAGCCTGACTCGACCAGGACGCCGCCGATGACGGCCTGCGAGATCGCGGAGGTGTTCACGGTCAGCATGCTCTTGACCGCCGACATCTCGTCGGCGAGCAGGGTGCGCCGGCCGTTCTCGCCGACCACGGTCTGGTCGGCGACGAGGAAGCCCACGCGGGCGCCGGGGAAGCAGGACTTCGAGAACGATCCCAGATAGATCACGCGTCCGTCGGTGTCCAACGACTTCAGGGTCGGACGCGGCTCGTCATCGAGTCCGAACAGGCCGTACGGGTCGTCTTCGAGCAGCAGCAGGTCCTGCTCGCCGGCGATGTCGAGCAGCTGGCGGCGGGTCGCCACGGGCAGCGAGACGCCCGAGGGGTTGGAGAAGTTCGGCACGAGGTAGAGCGCGCGGGGGCGTTTGCCGGCGGCGCGGACCGCACGCACTACCTCGGCCACGGTCTCCGGCGCGAGCCCGGCTGGAGACTCCGGCACGGGCACCACCTCGACGCCGAGGATCCGAGCCGCACCGTTCAGCCCGACGTAACAGGGCTCGACTGCGAGGACAACGTCCTCGGGGCTCGTACACAGCGCCCGCAGCGCGATGACCATGGCCTCCTGGCAGCCCGCTGTGACTATCACCGATTCCGGCGCCACCACGATGCCCTCGTCGATCTCGAGCATCCTGGCGATCAGGGTGTGGAGTTGGCCGTTGGTTCGCCCGTACTGGAACAGCAGACCGCGCACCTGCGCCTCGGAGAGTCCGTCGGCGCGGAGATGGTTCAGATAGGCCTCAAGGTAACGCTGCACGTCTTCGGTCGAATAGAACCCGTCGTAGGGACGGCCCGCAGCCAGCGAGATCGCGTTCGGGAACCGGCTCGCGACCTCGTTGAGGAAGTTCATCGAGGTCGCGGCCGGGTCGGACACCGAGACGTGCAGGTCGGCACGGGACAGCTCAACCATGGTTCGCCGATCCGGTCACGGCCAGCGTCGTCAGCTCCACCAGCCGGGTGCCGACGTCGATGACGGGCCGGTCGCAAACGGCAGTGATCAGCGGCAGGAGCGCGGTGAAGTGCGTGCAGGCCAGAATGACGGCGTCGAGGTCGAGGTGCTGAGCCAGGCGCAGGGTGGTCGGCAGGTGCGAGGCGGTGAAGGCCGCCTCCACGTCACCGGCCTCGATCCCGCGCACCAGCGCGGAATCCGAAACGCCGAGCATCCTGTGCTGGGGGGCGATCCGCAGGGCGGTCCGCTCAAAGCCGAGGAGGGCCTGGGCGTTTCCGGTGACCACCAATGACGACCCCAGCTTCGGCAGCAGTTCGCCGTAGACGGTGACCGGTGAGACGACCGGCAACACCGCACCGTCATGGTTCACCACCGCGGACATGGAGTTGCAGAACAGCATCGCCAGTTCGGTCCCGCCCGCCCGCAACTCGGCGAGGCGCTGATGGAACGAGGCCGCCAAAGTGCCGGGGTCGTGGTACTGCAACCAGTCCTGCTCGTCGGGCGACGCCGCCATGGGGTACGGCTGCGCGGCCAGCCCCTCGGCGCGCAGCAGTTCGGCGCCGAGCCCCGTGTCGTACGGGGTGCCGGCGATGACCGCCACCGCGGGCCCTGTGCCGCCCATCATCATGGGATCACCGTCCTCGCGACATCCGTTTTGTTCGATGCTCGCAGCCGGGACGACGGCCGCCGCCTTCCAGCTTGCGGCCAGCCCGGCGCGATCACCTTGCCGGGGTTGAGGATCCCGGACGGGTCGAGCGCGGCCTTCAGCGCCCGGTGCACCCGCATTCCGACGGGGCCGAGTTCGCGGGCGAGCCAGTCCCGTTTGAGCATGCCGACGCCGTGCTCACCGGTGCAGGTGCCGCCCAGCGCGAGGCCCAGCTGCATGATGTCGTCGAACACCCGCCGCCCACGGTCCATGCTGGACGGATCCGCCCGGTCCACCACGATGACCGGGTGCAGGTTGCCGTCTCCGGCGTGCCCGACCACTGCGACCAGGATGCCGTGTCGTGCGGAGATCTCCTCGACGCCCGTGACGAATTCGGCGATCCGCGTTCTCGGCACCGCGACGTCGTCGACCACGAGGCCACCTCGGCCGCTGGGAAACGCCTGCGTCGCAAGGCGTTCCATTGCCGGATGGGCCAGCCGGCGGGCGGCAGTCAGCGCCTGCGCCTGCTCCGCGTCCTCGGCCACATACAGTTCGCTCGCCCCGGCGGCTTGACAGCAGTCTGCGATCGCGGCCAACTCGGCCCCGGCACGGTCGCCTGTGTCGGTCGCGATCAGCAGCATTGCCGCGGCCGTACCGGGAAGGCCCATCGGCCGGTAGGCCTCGATCGCCCCCAGGTGCACGCGGTCGAGCAGCTCCAGCATGCTCGGGACGTGGCCGGCGGCGGTCACTGCCGCCACGGCGCCGCAGGCGGCCGCCACCGTGGGGTACAGCGCGACCAGGGTCCGGGCCTCCTCGGCAGCGGGCCGGAGCCGAACAGTGATCTCGGTGATGATGCCGAGCGTGCCCTCCGCGCCGACGAACAGCCGGGTCAGGTCGTATCCTGCGACGCCCTTCACCGTCCGGCGGCCGCAGCGCAGGATCTCGCCGTCGGCGAGCACGACCTCCAGGCCGAGCACGTACTCGCCGGTGACGCCGTACTTCACACAGCACATCCCGCCCGCGTCCGTGGAGACGTTGCCGCCGATCGTCGAGGACTCCCAGGAACCCGGATCCGGCGGGTAGGCGAGGCCGTGCTCGGCGGCGGCGCCGCTCAGGTCGGCGTTGACGACGCCCGGTTGCACGACCGCGATCCGCTCCGCCGGGTCGATCTCCAGGACCTGGTTCAACTCGGTCAGCGACACCACCACGGCACCGTCGACCGCGTTGGCTGCACCGGCCAGCCCTGTGCGCGCACCCTGCGGGACGACCGGCACACCGTGTCCGGCGGCTACCCGTACGGTCGCGGCGACTTCGGCGGTGTCCCGCGGGCGCACCACGGCCAGCGGCGTGCCCGCGGCGCACAGGTCAGCCTCGTCGCGGCGGTGAGCGGCCAGCAGATCCGGGTCGGTGAGCACGCGATCGGCGGGCAGCACCGCCAGTAGCTCTTCGACTGTGGCATCCATTCCCGCACCGTAACGAGACGCACGGGCAGGACTCCATCCGGCAATGCGAACACCGCATTCCGAAAGATGGGCACCGGTGCGCCGTGGCGTGGGGCCAGCCGAGCCGGCGGTTCCAGCAGGCTTCGGCGGAGGTCTTGCAGCAGGCGCAGCCCGGCGGCGCTCATGGTGAACCCGCGCCGGCCGATGGCTGCCCGGTCGAGCACCGCGAACACATGGCGCTTGTCTCGGCAGGGAACCGGCCGATGACCTTGACGCGGCGGCGGGTCTCGCCGAAGGCGCGCTCGATGAAGTTGGAGTTCCGGATGCGCTTGTGGTGCTCGATCGGGAAGCGCAGGTAGGCGGTCAGCGCCGCGCGGTCCTGGCGCATGCGTTCACCGCGTTCGGGAACGCCCGGCCCCAGCGGTGGCGGGTGACGTGGTCCGTCGTCCGCGTGCTCGTTGATCCCGCGTACGCCGACAGCAGGTGCGGCGGAACTTCCGCGAGCAGTATTCGCTGCCGCGGTCGCTGCGAAGATCACGCCACGGACGTCGCCGCAGCGGGTGGCCGCGGCCATCTGCAGCGCCGCGATGGGCAGGCGCGCGTCGTGGTTGGCGCTCATCGCGCAGCCCGGCAGCCGGCGCGAGATCAAGTCGATCACCGTGGCCAGGTAGAGCTTGCCCTCAGATCGCCGCACCAGACGAGGTCCGGTACTTCGGCGGTGAAGTCGCGCCTGAGGTCGGTCACCGTCCACCCGGGTGCGGGAGAGACGGGGATCAGTCCGGCGCCAACGTAGTCAAGCGCCGTGCTACGGGCGAGATCGATGCCGATCCCTTTGAGCCGGGCCTCCTTGCGCGTCCACACGCGGGCCACCACAGCCGGGGCAGGGCTCGCGCACCAGCTCCGGACGGACCCCCAGCCCGGCACCGAGGACCATCCGCAGCGCCACATCCGCGGCGATATAGCACCGGCGGTCCTCCTCACGCACAAGGATCGCAGCGCGCCGCTGCTCTTCTGCATCCAGCACCCTGGAGGCGACACGCACAGCAGCATCCCCGTGCCGGTGTACCTCCACCAGCCACAGCGACAGCCCTTCCCCGCCCGGTGGACCGGCCGGCCACTCCCCCGGTGCCCCACACCGTTCCGCGAAGTCCACAGGTGCAGGCGCTGTGGGGGTTTTGCTGATCATCGCGGAGAAACCGACAGTCGTCGGCGGGACGGAAAGCTGTTCTTGTTGCCGGTCCAGGGCCGCCAGGCCCGTCACGAAATCGTGGATCAGCGCTGTAGCGGCGGCACGCGCCTTGGCTGCGCTGTATTCGGGCGGACGGCCGCCCGGCGGGATCTGGGGCAGCGTCTGTCTCTCGCTCATGCCCTGCCTCCGGAAGGGGTGGGGCCGGAGCCGCGCAACAGCAACACGGCCCGCAGCACGGACAGCGACGATGGCACTCCCCTCCGGGGACAGGCATCTTCGGCCGTGCTCCGCCTGCCACTGGTGAATTGCTCCCCGCTGAACCGACCAGGGCAACGGGCGAGAAGCGCAGCGGCGCCCCGTACCTCACCATGGGCGGGACGCGTGCCACGGCCGGAGCGCCGGCACAAACCCCTGCCGCACCCAGTGGCCCTGGACCAAGGAGGAAATCATGCTGGTCTGTGTGACGGGCGGCACCGGTTTCGTCGGCTCCCACTCGGTCGCGGCCGTCCTCCGTTTCGGCGCGCGGGTGCGGATGCTGGCCCGCGACCCCGCCGGTGCCGACCGGGCGCTGCGACCGCTGGGTATCGACCCGGCGGCCGTCGAGGTCGTGACCGGTGATGTCACCGACGCAGCCGCGGTGGCCAGGGCTGTCGACGGCGCGGACGCAGTGCTGCACGCGGCGTCCGTGTACTCCTTCGACAGCAGACGGCGCGCCGAGATGCGCAGAACCAACGTGCGCGGTACCCAGCTGGTGCTGAGTTCCGCCGTGCGTGCCGGGGCCGACCCCGTCGTCCACGTCTCCACCGTTGGCGCACTTTACCCCGCCGCCCAAGCGGCGATCCGGGCGGACTCCCCCCTCGGCATGCCGCACGAGACCTATCTGGCAAGCAAGTCCGTGGCCGAAGGCATCGCCCGCCTGCACCAAGAGGAGGGCGCGCCCGTGGTGATCACCTACCCGCCAGCACTGCTCGGGCCGCACGACCCCCACCTGGGCGACCAGAACTCCCGGCTGCGCAACGCGCTGCGCGGCCTGATGCCCGTCTGGCCACGCGGCGGCTTCCCGGTGGGCGATGTCCGGGACACCGCGGAACTGCATGCGGCACTGCTCGCCAAGCCGGCCGGGGCACGAGAACGGCACTTCGGGCCGAACCGGTATCTGACCACCCCGGAGTTTGTCCAGACTCTCCGTGAGGTGACCGGCCGTCAGCTCCCCGCGGTGTTCCTGCCGGCCCGCGCGATGCTTCCGCTCGGGGCCCTGACCGGCGTTCTGCAGCGGATCTGGCCCTGGCACATCCCTGCCGAACACGGCGCCGTGTACACCTGCGCGCACGCGGTCCCCGTCGGTCCTGGCGCCTCAACGTACGGCATCGGCCCGCGGCCCACCGCCGACACCATGGCCGACACGGTCCGCTGGCTGCATGGCACGGGCCGGATATCGGCCCGCCAGGCCGGCTCGGCAGCAGCCGTGCCCGAGGCTTCCCGGGCATAAGAGCTGCTGTCGGCCGGGGAGTACCCACCCCCGGCGCCACCCGGCTCCTGACCGCGAACATCACCGTCGGCCCTGCATGCCCGTTGCCAGCTGCTGGGCCTCTCCTCGTGCGGGGACCGGGCCTGAAGGGATAGTTGGGGTCAGGGGATCCAGGAAGCGCATCTACGGCGCCGAGTTCCGTGAGGGAGCGGTGCGGATCGTGACCGAGACTGGGAAGCCGATCCCGGAGGTGGCCCAGGAACTGGGCGCCCATCTGGGCACGCTGCAGAACTGAGTGTCACGGGCCAAGCGCAACGGTTCATCGTCGTCCGACCGGCCGGTGGCCACGCAGCTGGAGCGGCTGCGGGCCGGGAGGGCCTTCCGTTCACCGAGCTCCTCGTCCGCGACATCCGCGACATCCGCTGAGCACGTTCAGCTCGCGGTTCAGCCGCAGTGTGGGGCTGTCGCCCACGGACTACCGGAGGCAGGGCGGGCACTACTGAAATTCCGGGCGTGATGTCGCGCGACGACGGCGCCTCTGAGCTGGGAGTCTCGTCGACCGTCCGGCGACATGGCGTCGAGATCATCAGTAACCGGATCCGGCTGTGCGACGTGCGCGGCCGGCCTCGCCGACGGGGCGGCCGTGCAGGGCGTGATCCGCCCGCACTACGAAGGGCACGGGGTCGTGTTCACCGGCCTGTTTCCGGAGTGCGTGCCGGAGGGATGGCCGGTGCGCTGCGCGGTGCTGGCCGAGCCGGGACCGTTCCGATTCGAGAACGTGCCGCCGGGACGCTGGTACCTGTCGACGCAGTCGGTGGCCGACGCGGACGACGACGCCGACCTGCAGTTGAAGCGGGCCGACGTGCTGGACCCGCCGCTGCTGCTCACGCTCATGGACGTGCGGCGGACTGCCTTGGATGTCGCGCGGCGGGCTGAACGGCACGGCGGCTCGAGAGACTCGCCGGTCTGACTGCGGCGGTGTCGCAGGAACACCGCCGCTTCCGGCTTCTGCTTGTGCGGAGCCGGGTGCCGACAATGTCGGTGCGCAAGGGCAGGTTCGAGGTCGCGCTGACCCACTCGGCCGCGCGATCCTACGATCCCTACCCCTGAGGCGCAGCCCGCACCGTAACCGGCACCCCGTTGAACACCGCGGTCCCCGACACCCCGTCCAGCACCGCGTCGTCGGTCAGGGTGTTGGCGTTCACCCCGGGGTCCCGGCGCGCCACCTTCTGCGGGGAGTCCTGGTGGCCCCAGCCGTGCGGCAGACTCACCACGCCGGGCATGATCGTGTCGGTGATCTCGATCGGCACCGTCAGCTCACCGACCGTCGAGCCGATCAGCGCCGGCGTCGTGGCGTCCAGGCCGAGCCGGGCGGCGTCGCCCGGGTGAATCTGGAGCGTGCACAGGTTGGTGCCGCCGCGAAGCTCCTCCACGTTGTGCAGCCAGCTGTTGTTCGACCGGAGGTGGCGGCGGCCGATCAGCACGAACTCCGGCGGCTCGGCGTCCAGACAAGCGCGCAGCCGTCCGGCCTCCGCGACGAGTTGCGGCGGCGCCAGGTCCACGCGGTTGTCGGGGGTGCGGAGCAGGGCCGGCAGGCGTGATTGCAGCGGCCCCAGGTCCAGGCC includes these proteins:
- the hppD gene encoding 4-hydroxyphenylpyruvate dioxygenase translates to MKNALQHMEIDYVEFYVEDIERSLAWLVEGYGFAVRAKSGPAGGATRSVNVGQGGIDLLLTESSEDHPARDYAEQHGDGVGDIGIRVPDAAGAFAEAVRRGVRPVTAPVTQGAVTTAAVAGFGDVTHTFIQRPDGSTVADVRGLVAVPGHGSVPGSGLLKVDHFAVCVEPGRLDETVEYYRRTLDFDLTLTERIVTGDQGMIIKVVQSKSRAVTFTLIEADTRMAIGQIDRFLKEHDGPGVQHLAFSTADILTTVRRLANRGIELLTTPAAYYSALADRVKQLRHPVDELRDLNVLVDEDHDGQLYQIFAKSVHPRNTIFLEIIERVGATSFGSSNIRHLYDSVKAQQETSL
- a CDS encoding PLP-dependent aminotransferase family protein — protein: MVELSRADLHVSVSDPAATSMNFLNEVASRFPNAISLAAGRPYDGFYSTEDVQRYLEAYLNHLRADGLSEAQVRGLLFQYGRTNGQLHTLIARMLEIDEGIVVAPESVIVTAGCQEAMVIALRALCTSPEDVVLAVEPCYVGLNGAARILGVEVVPVPESPAGLAPETVAEVVRAVRAAGKRPRALYLVPNFSNPSGVSLPVATRRQLLDIAGEQDLLLLEDDPYGLFGLDDEPRPTLKSLDTDGRVIYLGSFSKSCFPGARVGFLVADQTVVGENGRRTLLADEMSAVKSMLTVNTSAISQAVIGGVLVESGCGLRAANRDKIAFYRSNLRTMLAALEKHFPQSERGEGAVRWNVPRGGFFAVVDLPLRADEILLELSAEQYGVLWTPMRFFYVDGGDHSVRLSCSYLMPEQIAEGVQRLSRLVAENA
- a CDS encoding NAD-dependent epimerase/dehydratase family protein encodes the protein MLVCVTGGTGFVGSHSVAAVLRFGARVRMLARDPAGADRALRPLGIDPAAVEVVTGDVTDAAAVARAVDGADAVLHAASVYSFDSRRRAEMRRTNVRGTQLVLSSAVRAGADPVVHVSTVGALYPAAQAAIRADSPLGMPHETYLASKSVAEGIARLHQEEGAPVVITYPPALLGPHDPHLGDQNSRLRNALRGLMPVWPRGGFPVGDVRDTAELHAALLAKPAGARERHFGPNRYLTTPEFVQTLREVTGRQLPAVFLPARAMLPLGALTGVLQRIWPWHIPAEHGAVYTCAHAVPVGPGASTYGIGPRPTADTMADTVRWLHGTGRISARQAGSAAAVPEASRA
- a CDS encoding FAD-binding oxidoreductase — translated: MDATVEELLAVLPADRVLTDPDLLAAHRRDEADLCAAGTPLAVVRPRDTAEVAATVRVAAGHGVPVVPQGARTGLAGAANAVDGAVVVSLTELNQVLEIDPAERIAVVQPGVVNADLSGAAAEHGLAYPPDPGSWESSTIGGNVSTDAGGMCCVKYGVTGEYVLGLEVVLADGEILRCGRRTVKGVAGYDLTRLFVGAEGTLGIITEITVRLRPAAEEARTLVALYPTVAAACGAVAAVTAAGHVPSMLELLDRVHLGAIEAYRPMGLPGTAAAMLLIATDTGDRAGAELAAIADCCQAAGASELYVAEDAEQAQALTAARRLAHPAMERLATQAFPSGRGGLVVDDVAVPRTRIAEFVTGVEEISARHGILVAVVGHAGDGNLHPVIVVDRADPSSMDRGRRVFDDIMQLGLALGGTCTGEHGVGMLKRDWLARELGPVGMRVHRALKAALDPSGILNPGKVIAPGWPQAGRRRPSSRLRASNKTDVARTVIP
- a CDS encoding transposase translates to MISRRLPGCAMSANHDARLPIAALQMAAATRCGDVRGVIFAATAAANTARGSSAAPAVGVRGINEHADDGPRHPPPLGPGVPERGERMRQDRAALTAYLRFPIEHHKRIRNSNFIERAFGETRRRVKVIGRFPAETSAMCSRCSTGQPSAGAGSP
- a CDS encoding MbtH family protein; the protein is MSNPFEDPDALYLVLVNSEGQYSLWPAGIAVPAGWVTAHDVDSRSNCLEYVEAQWTDMRPNSLVQAERS